Proteins encoded within one genomic window of Candidatus Zixiibacteriota bacterium:
- the rpoC gene encoding DNA-directed RNA polymerase subunit beta', with the protein MEDLFNLFEKPKNPLSFNAIKVSIASPEKIRSWSHGEVKKPETINYRTFKPERDGLFCAKIFGPTKDYECNCGKYKRMRHRGVVCEKCGVEVIQSKVRRERMGHIELATPVVHIWFLKSLPSRIGALLDMSLKDIEKVLYFESYIVIDPGETPLQCKELLTEARYRKAMEEYGGKFTAEMGAEAIRKLLKMVDVAKLAEELRVEMREANSEVRRKKIAKRLKVINAFKNSGNRPEWMVLEVIPVIPPDLRPLVPLDGGRFATSDLNDLYRRVINRNNRLKRLMELNAPDMIIRNEKRMLQEAVDALFDNGRRGRAITGQNRRPLKSLSDMLKGKTGRFRQNLLGKRVDYSGRSVIVVGPELRLHQCGLPKKMALELFKPFIYNKLEERGFVTTIKSAKKMVEKERPEVWDILDEVIREHPVLLNRAPTLHRLGIQAFEPILIEGKAIQLHPLVCAAYNADFDGDQMAVHVPLSVEAQVEARALMMSTNNILSPANGKPIIVPTQDIVLGLYYMTRERMHAKGSGRVFASPVEVRMAYDQGEVDLQAPIRVRINGERVETTVGRVLVYEVVPPEIPFKEVNRVLKKKELANLIDVSYRLAGNKATVILADRLKDVGYQYATKAGISIAIKDMVIPPSKEQLLKRAHEDVREIEEQYKNGLITDGERYNKVVDIWAEVTDRIADEMLRDLGSEKVVDDSGREVTVPSFNPIFMMADSGARGSAQQIRQLAGMRGLMAKPSGEIIETPITANFREGLTVLQYFISTHGARKGLADTALKTANSGYLTRRLVDVAQDSVISEEDCGTMDGIEMTPLMEGGEIIEPLGDRVLGRVALEDVKDPFTGEVIVRANQEIDEELVQRIEDAGLERIKIRSVLTCQSKRGVCIMCYGRDLGRGHMVNLGEAIGVIAAQSIGEPGTQLTMRTFHIGGTASRRAEQTTLESRNEGYVKFININTVTNKDGDLVVMNRNGEIAIVDYPEGEKGRERERERYVVVYGAKLKRKNGDKIKAGELLAEWDPYTIPILTEVGGVVKFGDVIEGVTMEEKVDERTGLSTKVIIDSKDVDKRPRISIKDAEGQTARLSPTSEARYLLPVGAHINVQEGQTVFPGDVLAKIPRETTKTKDITGGLPRVAELFEARKPKEFAVISEIDGVVSFGKDTKGKRKVVITPEVGEPREYLIPKGKHISVHEGDRVRAGEPLMDGSSNPHDILTILGEKALAKYLVDEVQEIYRLQGVRINDKHIEVIVRQMLRRVRIKEVGDTEFLVGDQVEKWRFEEENQRVIAQNGRPAVAEPLLLGITKASLSTESFISAASFQETTKVLTEAAIHGKVDLLTGLKENVIMGRLIPAGTGVPKYTKVEIEVEEPEGLPGEVPEAAQA; encoded by the coding sequence ATGGAAGATCTTTTCAATCTGTTCGAGAAACCCAAGAATCCGCTGAGCTTCAACGCGATCAAGGTGTCGATCGCGTCGCCGGAAAAAATCCGCTCGTGGTCGCACGGCGAGGTGAAGAAGCCGGAAACCATCAACTACCGGACCTTCAAGCCGGAACGGGACGGGCTGTTCTGCGCCAAGATCTTCGGCCCGACCAAGGACTACGAGTGCAACTGCGGCAAGTACAAGCGCATGCGCCACCGCGGGGTGGTCTGCGAAAAGTGCGGCGTGGAGGTGATCCAGTCCAAGGTGCGGCGCGAGCGCATGGGCCACATCGAGCTGGCCACGCCCGTGGTGCACATCTGGTTCCTCAAGAGCCTGCCGAGCCGGATCGGCGCCCTGCTCGACATGTCTCTCAAGGACATCGAAAAAGTGCTCTACTTCGAGTCCTACATAGTGATCGATCCCGGGGAAACTCCGCTGCAGTGCAAGGAGCTGCTCACCGAGGCGCGTTACCGCAAGGCGATGGAAGAGTACGGCGGAAAGTTCACCGCCGAGATGGGGGCAGAGGCGATCCGCAAGCTGCTCAAGATGGTGGACGTGGCCAAGCTGGCCGAAGAGCTGCGCGTCGAGATGCGCGAGGCCAATTCCGAGGTGCGGCGCAAGAAGATCGCCAAGCGCCTGAAGGTGATCAACGCCTTCAAGAATTCGGGCAACCGTCCCGAGTGGATGGTCCTGGAGGTCATTCCGGTGATCCCGCCCGATCTCCGGCCGCTCGTGCCGCTCGACGGCGGGCGGTTCGCCACGTCCGACCTGAACGACCTCTACCGCCGCGTGATCAACCGCAACAACCGGCTCAAGCGTCTGATGGAGCTCAACGCTCCGGACATGATCATCCGCAATGAAAAGCGGATGCTCCAGGAGGCGGTCGACGCGTTGTTCGACAATGGCCGGCGCGGCCGGGCGATCACGGGGCAGAACCGTCGGCCCCTCAAATCGCTCAGCGACATGCTCAAGGGCAAGACGGGGCGCTTCCGCCAAAACCTGCTGGGCAAGCGGGTCGACTATTCCGGCCGCTCGGTGATCGTCGTGGGTCCCGAGCTGCGGCTGCACCAGTGCGGCCTTCCGAAGAAGATGGCGCTCGAGCTGTTCAAGCCGTTCATCTACAACAAGCTCGAGGAGCGCGGCTTCGTGACCACCATCAAGAGCGCGAAGAAGATGGTGGAAAAAGAGCGCCCGGAGGTCTGGGACATCCTCGACGAGGTGATCCGCGAGCATCCGGTGCTGCTCAACCGGGCTCCGACCCTGCACCGCCTCGGGATTCAGGCCTTCGAGCCGATCCTGATCGAGGGCAAGGCGATCCAGCTGCATCCTCTGGTGTGCGCGGCCTACAACGCCGACTTCGACGGCGACCAGATGGCGGTCCACGTGCCGCTCTCGGTGGAAGCGCAGGTGGAAGCCCGGGCGCTGATGATGTCGACCAACAACATTCTCTCGCCGGCGAACGGCAAGCCGATCATCGTCCCCACGCAGGACATCGTGCTGGGGCTCTACTACATGACCCGGGAGCGCATGCACGCGAAAGGCAGCGGCCGCGTCTTCGCGAGCCCCGTCGAGGTGCGGATGGCCTACGATCAGGGCGAGGTGGACCTGCAGGCGCCGATCCGGGTGCGCATCAACGGCGAGCGCGTGGAGACCACCGTCGGGCGCGTCCTGGTCTACGAGGTCGTGCCGCCGGAGATTCCCTTCAAGGAAGTCAACCGGGTGCTGAAGAAAAAGGAGCTGGCGAACCTGATCGACGTCAGCTACCGACTGGCCGGCAACAAGGCGACGGTGATTCTGGCCGACCGGCTCAAGGACGTCGGCTATCAATACGCGACCAAGGCTGGTATCTCGATCGCCATCAAGGACATGGTGATCCCGCCGAGCAAGGAGCAGCTGCTCAAGCGCGCTCACGAGGACGTCCGCGAAATCGAGGAGCAATACAAGAACGGCCTGATCACCGACGGCGAACGCTACAACAAGGTGGTCGACATCTGGGCCGAGGTGACCGATCGCATCGCCGACGAGATGCTGCGCGACCTCGGCTCGGAGAAGGTCGTCGACGATTCCGGCCGCGAGGTGACGGTTCCGAGCTTCAACCCGATCTTCATGATGGCGGACTCGGGTGCGCGGGGCAGCGCGCAACAGATCCGGCAACTCGCGGGAATGCGCGGGCTCATGGCGAAGCCGTCCGGCGAGATCATCGAGACGCCGATCACCGCCAACTTCCGCGAAGGTCTCACCGTGCTGCAGTACTTCATCTCCACGCACGGCGCCCGCAAGGGGTTGGCCGATACCGCGTTGAAGACCGCCAATTCGGGCTACCTTACCCGGCGGCTGGTGGACGTCGCCCAGGACTCGGTCATCTCCGAGGAGGATTGCGGCACGATGGACGGCATCGAGATGACGCCGCTGATGGAGGGCGGGGAGATCATCGAGCCGCTCGGCGACCGCGTGCTCGGCCGCGTGGCGCTCGAGGACGTCAAGGATCCGTTCACCGGCGAGGTCATCGTACGAGCGAACCAGGAGATTGACGAGGAGCTGGTGCAGAGGATCGAGGACGCCGGCCTGGAACGGATCAAGATCCGCTCGGTTCTCACCTGCCAGTCGAAACGCGGCGTCTGCATCATGTGCTACGGGCGCGACCTGGGGCGGGGTCACATGGTCAACCTCGGCGAGGCGATCGGAGTGATCGCCGCGCAGTCCATCGGCGAGCCCGGGACGCAGCTCACGATGCGGACCTTCCACATCGGCGGTACCGCGAGCCGCCGGGCCGAGCAGACCACGCTGGAATCCCGCAACGAGGGCTATGTCAAGTTCATCAATATCAACACCGTCACCAACAAGGACGGCGACCTGGTGGTGATGAACCGCAACGGCGAGATCGCCATCGTCGATTATCCCGAGGGCGAGAAGGGCCGCGAGCGTGAGCGCGAGCGCTACGTCGTGGTCTACGGCGCGAAACTCAAGCGCAAGAACGGCGACAAGATCAAGGCCGGCGAGCTGCTCGCCGAGTGGGACCCGTACACGATTCCGATCCTCACGGAGGTCGGCGGCGTGGTGAAGTTCGGCGACGTGATCGAAGGGGTGACGATGGAGGAAAAGGTCGACGAGCGGACGGGGCTCTCGACCAAGGTCATCATCGACTCGAAAGACGTCGACAAGCGGCCGCGGATCTCGATCAAGGACGCCGAAGGACAGACCGCACGGCTGTCGCCGACCTCGGAGGCCCGCTACCTGCTGCCGGTCGGGGCGCACATCAACGTGCAGGAGGGCCAGACGGTCTTCCCGGGCGATGTCCTGGCCAAGATTCCGCGCGAGACCACCAAGACCAAGGATATCACCGGCGGGTTGCCTCGAGTGGCGGAGCTGTTCGAGGCACGCAAGCCGAAGGAGTTCGCCGTGATCAGCGAGATCGACGGCGTCGTCTCGTTCGGCAAGGACACCAAGGGAAAGCGCAAGGTGGTCATCACCCCCGAAGTGGGCGAGCCGCGCGAGTACCTGATCCCGAAAGGGAAGCATATCAGCGTCCACGAAGGCGATCGCGTGCGGGCCGGAGAGCCGTTGATGGACGGGTCGTCGAATCCGCACGATATCCTCACCATTCTCGGGGAGAAGGCGCTGGCGAAGTACCTGGTCGACGAGGTCCAGGAAATCTACCGGCTCCAGGGAGTGCGGATCAACGACAAGCACATCGAGGTCATCGTGCGCCAGATGCTGCGCCGCGTGCGCATCAAGGAGGTGGGCGACACCGAGTTTCTCGTCGGCGACCAGGTGGAGAAATGGCGCTTCGAGGAGGAGAACCAGAGGGTGATTGCACAGAACGGCAGGCCCGCGGTCGCGGAGCCGCTGCTGCTCGGGATCACCAAGGCCTCCTTGTCGACCGAGAGCTTCATCTCGGCGGCATCGTTTCAGGAGACGACCAAGGTGCTGACCGAGGCGGCGATTCACGGCAAGGTGGATCTGCTGACCGGTTTGAAGGAAAACGTGATCATGGGGCGGCTTATTCCCGCCGGCACCGGCGTGCCGAAGTACACGAAGGTGGAAATCGAGGTCGAAGAGCCCGAGGGCCTTCCCGGCGAGGTGCCCGAGGCGGCGCAGGCGTGA
- a CDS encoding 50S ribosomal protein L23, producing MKGPESVIEAPLISEKGSLLAESANQVLFKVRPDANKIDVKRAVESLFKVKVVKVRMSRYLGKVRRVGRNIGRRPQWKKAYVTLREGDKIDFFGGA from the coding sequence ATGAAAGGACCCGAATCCGTTATCGAAGCGCCGTTGATTTCCGAGAAGGGCTCTCTGCTCGCCGAAAGCGCGAACCAGGTGCTGTTCAAGGTGCGACCGGACGCCAACAAAATCGACGTGAAGCGGGCCGTGGAGAGCCTGTTCAAGGTCAAGGTCGTCAAGGTCCGGATGTCCCGCTATCTGGGCAAGGTGCGCCGGGTCGGACGGAACATCGGACGGCGGCCGCAGTGGAAGAAGGCCTACGTGACCCTCAGGGAAGGGGACAAGATCGACTTTTTCGGAGGCGCTTAA
- the rplD gene encoding 50S ribosomal protein L4: protein MGVRVIQPELNERIFGVKERLELLHEAVVMQLRNRRAGTVATKSKGLVSGGGKKPWRQKGTGRARAGSIRSPLWVGGGTIFGPQPRDYFSRMPRAARRQALLSALSAKRRDGKLIVVDRFDLEAPKTRLMAQALADLQVSSALIVIPASEETVERSARNLPGVKVLRVEGLNVYDLLRYEHLILTEGALRLLEERLAA, encoded by the coding sequence ATGGGAGTTCGCGTCATTCAACCCGAGCTGAACGAACGGATCTTCGGCGTCAAGGAGCGCCTGGAGCTCCTGCACGAGGCGGTGGTGATGCAGCTGCGTAACCGGCGGGCCGGTACCGTGGCGACCAAGTCCAAGGGACTGGTGAGCGGGGGCGGCAAGAAGCCATGGCGGCAGAAGGGTACGGGGCGCGCTCGCGCCGGCAGCATCCGCTCTCCGTTGTGGGTCGGCGGCGGGACGATCTTCGGTCCGCAGCCGCGCGATTATTTTTCCCGAATGCCGCGGGCCGCACGCAGGCAGGCGCTGCTGTCGGCGCTGAGCGCGAAACGGCGCGACGGGAAGCTGATCGTGGTGGACCGGTTCGATCTCGAGGCGCCGAAGACGCGCCTGATGGCGCAGGCGCTGGCGGATCTCCAGGTCTCGAGCGCGCTGATCGTGATTCCTGCATCCGAGGAGACGGTCGAGCGTTCGGCGCGCAACCTCCCCGGGGTCAAAGTGCTGCGCGTCGAAGGGCTCAACGTCTACGACCTGCTCCGTTACGAGCACTTGATCCTTACCGAAGGAGCGCTCAGGCTGCTCGAAGAGAGGCTGGCGGCATGA
- the fusA gene encoding elongation factor G, with product MARSVPLERTRNIGIMAHIDAGKTTTTERILYYTGITYKLGEVHEGTATMDWMVQEQERGITITSAATTCFWRDHRINIIDTPGHVDFTIEVERSLRVLDGAVGVFCSVGGVEPQTETVWRQADKYRVPRIAFVNKMDRLGADFFRVVKMIEDRLGARPVPLQLPIGAEERFVGIVDLVKMRAVVWEEESLGARFRFEPVSEDMAAQAAQYREKLVEAVADCDERIMEKYLEGKEIEEAELRSAIRNATLSLKIVPVLCGSAFRNKGVQPLLDAVVDYLPSPLDIPPVKGTEPGSQKPAERPASDDAPFSALAFKIMTDPFVGTLTFFRVYSGSLQSGSSVYNSTKGKRERIGRLLKMHANKREEIKEVYAGDIAAAVGLRTTTTGDTLCDENKPIILESIEFPEPVISIAIEPKSKADQEKLGLSLQKLATEDPSFRVRTDEETGQTIISGMGELHLEIIVDRLLREFNVGANVGRPQVAYKETIRKKVEQQGKFIRQTGGRGQYGDVWIAVEPLEPGSGFEFVDAIKGGVIPREYIPAVEKGVREAAESGPLAGYPMVDIKVTLFDGSYHEVDSSEIAFKIAGSIAFKEAVRKASPILLEPIMSVEVVVPEEFMGEVIGDLNSRRGKVLGFESRPAAQAIDARVPLAQMFGYATDLRSMTQGRATYTMQFSHYEPVPSSVAEGIIAKFEGDAKKEV from the coding sequence ATGGCCAGATCGGTCCCACTGGAAAGAACTCGCAACATCGGCATCATGGCGCACATCGATGCCGGGAAGACGACCACAACCGAGCGCATCCTGTACTACACCGGTATCACCTACAAGCTCGGCGAGGTCCATGAAGGGACCGCGACCATGGACTGGATGGTCCAGGAGCAGGAGCGCGGCATCACCATCACGTCGGCGGCGACCACCTGTTTCTGGCGCGATCACCGGATCAACATCATCGATACCCCCGGCCACGTGGACTTCACCATCGAGGTCGAGCGGTCTCTCAGGGTGCTGGACGGCGCGGTCGGGGTGTTTTGCTCGGTCGGCGGTGTCGAGCCGCAGACGGAGACCGTGTGGCGGCAGGCGGACAAGTACCGCGTGCCGCGCATCGCGTTCGTCAACAAAATGGATCGGCTCGGTGCGGACTTTTTCCGCGTCGTCAAGATGATCGAGGATCGGCTCGGAGCGCGGCCGGTGCCCCTCCAGCTGCCGATCGGGGCCGAGGAGCGCTTCGTCGGGATCGTCGATCTCGTCAAGATGAGAGCGGTGGTCTGGGAGGAGGAGAGCCTGGGGGCCCGGTTCCGCTTCGAGCCGGTTTCCGAGGATATGGCGGCCCAGGCGGCCCAGTACCGCGAAAAGCTCGTCGAGGCGGTCGCCGACTGCGACGAGCGGATCATGGAGAAATACCTCGAGGGCAAGGAGATCGAGGAGGCCGAGCTGCGCTCGGCGATCCGCAACGCCACGCTCTCGCTCAAGATCGTGCCGGTGCTTTGCGGCAGCGCGTTCCGCAACAAGGGCGTGCAGCCGCTGCTCGACGCGGTCGTGGACTATCTGCCCTCGCCGCTGGATATTCCTCCGGTCAAGGGTACGGAGCCCGGCTCGCAGAAGCCGGCCGAGCGGCCGGCGAGCGACGATGCTCCGTTCTCCGCGCTCGCGTTCAAGATCATGACCGATCCCTTCGTCGGGACGCTGACCTTCTTCAGAGTTTATTCCGGGTCCCTGCAGTCGGGGTCGAGCGTTTACAACTCGACGAAAGGGAAGCGCGAGCGCATCGGCCGGCTCCTCAAGATGCACGCCAACAAGCGCGAAGAGATCAAGGAAGTCTACGCCGGCGACATCGCCGCCGCGGTCGGTCTGAGGACCACGACGACCGGCGACACCCTGTGCGATGAGAACAAGCCGATCATCCTGGAGTCCATCGAATTCCCCGAGCCCGTGATCTCGATCGCCATCGAGCCGAAGAGCAAGGCCGACCAGGAAAAGCTCGGGCTCTCGCTGCAGAAGCTCGCGACCGAGGACCCTTCGTTCCGGGTGCGCACCGACGAGGAGACCGGACAGACGATCATCTCGGGGATGGGCGAGCTGCACCTGGAGATCATCGTCGATCGCCTGTTGCGTGAGTTCAACGTCGGCGCTAACGTTGGCCGGCCGCAGGTGGCCTACAAGGAGACGATCCGCAAGAAGGTCGAGCAGCAGGGGAAGTTCATCCGGCAGACCGGCGGTCGCGGCCAGTACGGCGACGTCTGGATCGCCGTCGAGCCGCTGGAGCCGGGAAGCGGCTTCGAGTTTGTGGACGCGATCAAAGGCGGGGTGATCCCGCGCGAGTACATCCCGGCGGTGGAGAAAGGGGTGCGTGAGGCAGCCGAATCGGGACCGCTCGCCGGTTATCCGATGGTGGATATCAAGGTGACGTTGTTCGACGGCAGCTATCACGAGGTCGATTCGTCCGAAATCGCCTTCAAGATCGCCGGCTCCATCGCGTTCAAGGAGGCGGTCCGCAAGGCCAGTCCGATTCTGCTCGAGCCGATCATGTCGGTCGAGGTGGTGGTTCCGGAGGAATTCATGGGCGAGGTGATCGGCGATCTCAATTCCCGGCGCGGCAAGGTTCTGGGATTCGAGAGCCGCCCGGCCGCTCAGGCGATCGATGCGCGGGTGCCGCTGGCGCAGATGTTCGGCTACGCCACCGACCTGCGCTCGATGACGCAGGGGCGGGCGACGTACACGATGCAATTTTCCCATTACGAGCCGGTGCCGTCTTCGGTTGCCGAGGGGATCATCGCCAAGTTCGAGGGCGACGCGAAGAAGGAAGTATGA
- the rpsL gene encoding 30S ribosomal protein S12 has protein sequence MPTINQLVRESRRKQERKNTAPALQGSPQKRGVCTRVYTSTPKKPNSALRKVARVRLTNGIEVTSYIPGVGHNLQEHSVVLIRGGRVKDLPGVRYHIIRGTLDSIGVQERRQGRSKYGAKKPK, from the coding sequence ATGCCGACCATCAACCAGCTCGTGAGAGAAAGCCGGCGCAAGCAGGAGCGCAAGAACACCGCGCCGGCGCTGCAGGGATCACCCCAGAAGCGGGGCGTGTGCACGCGCGTCTACACCTCCACGCCGAAGAAGCCCAATTCGGCGCTGCGCAAGGTCGCGCGCGTGCGGTTGACCAACGGGATCGAGGTGACGTCCTACATTCCGGGGGTAGGTCATAACCTCCAGGAGCATTCGGTGGTCCTGATCCGCGGCGGACGCGTCAAGGATCTGCCGGGGGTGCGTTACCACATCATCCGGGGAACGCTGGACTCGATCGGGGTGCAGGAAAGGCGCCAGGGGCGGTCGAAGTACGGGGCGAAAAAACCGAAGTAA
- the rplC gene encoding 50S ribosomal protein L3 — protein sequence MAGLIGKKIGMTQYYNAEGNVVPVTVIQTGPCVVVQKKETARDGYNALQLGYGARKLQRVNKAEQGHFAKAGKGAFAVLREFRSDDVARYEVGQEIKVGDLFKAGDRVDVAGTSKGHGFAGVIKRWSFGGFPGSHGTHEYFRHGGSIGNRSFPGRVRKGKKMAGHWGNERISVQNLEVVEVRPEQNLLLVKGAVPGARHGVVIVKRAVKG from the coding sequence ATGGCGGGGCTTATCGGAAAGAAGATCGGGATGACGCAATACTACAACGCCGAGGGCAACGTCGTCCCCGTGACCGTGATCCAGACGGGTCCCTGCGTAGTCGTGCAAAAGAAAGAGACTGCTCGGGACGGCTACAACGCGCTTCAGCTCGGTTACGGCGCGCGCAAGCTCCAGCGGGTGAACAAGGCCGAGCAGGGCCACTTCGCGAAGGCGGGAAAGGGCGCGTTCGCCGTCCTGAGGGAGTTCCGCTCCGACGACGTGGCGCGCTACGAGGTCGGCCAGGAGATCAAGGTCGGCGACCTCTTCAAAGCTGGAGACCGCGTCGACGTCGCGGGGACCTCCAAGGGCCACGGCTTCGCGGGCGTGATCAAGCGCTGGTCCTTCGGCGGGTTTCCCGGATCGCACGGCACGCACGAATATTTTCGCCACGGCGGCTCCATCGGCAACCGCTCCTTTCCGGGCCGCGTCCGCAAAGGCAAGAAAATGGCCGGCCACTGGGGCAACGAGCGGATTTCGGTGCAAAACCTCGAGGTGGTGGAAGTGCGCCCGGAGCAGAACCTCCTGCTGGTCAAGGGCGCGGTCCCGGGGGCCAGGCACGGCGTGGTGATCGTAAAACGCGCGGTCAAGGGGTAG
- the rpsS gene encoding 30S ribosomal protein S19, with amino-acid sequence MARSVKKGPFVDEHLAKKIAAMNESRQKRVIQTWSRRSTITPEMVGHTIGVHNGRKFIPVFITENMVGHKLGEFAPTRTFFMHSGDRKGEAKETTGAPRPAPGAPPKS; translated from the coding sequence ATGGCGCGTTCGGTGAAAAAAGGACCGTTCGTCGACGAGCATCTCGCGAAGAAGATCGCCGCGATGAACGAGTCGCGGCAAAAGCGCGTGATCCAGACCTGGTCGCGTCGTTCGACGATCACTCCGGAGATGGTGGGTCACACCATCGGGGTGCACAACGGGCGAAAGTTCATCCCGGTTTTCATCACCGAGAACATGGTCGGCCACAAGCTCGGAGAATTCGCGCCGACGCGGACCTTTTTCATGCATTCAGGGGACCGCAAGGGAGAGGCCAAGGAAACCACCGGGGCTCCGCGGCCTGCACCTGGCGCGCCGCCGAAGAGCTGA
- the rpsG gene encoding 30S ribosomal protein S7 — protein MPRKGEVKKREVLPDPKYGDKLVAKFVNTIMTRGKKSVAESIFYRALDIVASRTKEEALGIFKKAVENARPMVEVRSRRVGGATYQVPVEVRPQRRISLSMRWLREAARERGEKSMEERLAAELIDAANNRGAAIKKKEDTHRMAEANRAFAHYRW, from the coding sequence ATGCCGCGCAAGGGAGAGGTCAAGAAGCGGGAGGTCCTGCCGGACCCCAAGTACGGCGACAAGCTGGTGGCGAAATTCGTCAACACGATCATGACCCGGGGCAAGAAGAGCGTGGCAGAGTCGATTTTCTATCGCGCGCTGGACATCGTCGCCAGCCGGACGAAAGAGGAAGCCCTGGGGATTTTCAAGAAGGCGGTCGAGAACGCACGTCCGATGGTGGAGGTGCGGTCGCGGCGGGTCGGCGGTGCGACGTACCAGGTGCCGGTCGAAGTGCGACCACAGCGTCGGATCTCCCTCAGCATGCGTTGGCTGAGAGAGGCCGCACGGGAGCGCGGGGAAAAATCCATGGAAGAGCGGTTGGCCGCCGAGCTTATCGACGCGGCCAATAATCGCGGCGCGGCGATCAAGAAAAAAGAAGACACCCATCGCATGGCAGAGGCCAACCGGGCCTTTGCCCACTATCGCTGGTAA
- the rplB gene encoding 50S ribosomal protein L2, giving the protein MAIKTYQPTSAGIRFRTGLTFEEITRTEPVKGLCEPLKRSGGRNNTGRVTADHRGGGHKRLYRVIDFKRDKKGVPAKVEAIEYDPNRSCRIALLCYADGERRYILAPDRLKVGDQVVAGDDNVDIQPGNSLPLKYIPVGTVVHNIELKIGKGGQLARSAGSGAQLMAKEGNYTLLKLPSGELRYVLADCRATIGQVGNADQENISWGKAGRMRWLGRRPITRGIAKNPVDHPHGGGEGRSKGNHPMTPWGKPTKGYKTRKNRASDRYIVQRRKA; this is encoded by the coding sequence ATGGCCATCAAGACCTATCAGCCGACTTCCGCCGGAATACGCTTCCGCACGGGTCTGACCTTCGAGGAGATCACGCGGACCGAGCCCGTAAAGGGGCTGTGCGAGCCGCTCAAGCGCAGCGGGGGGCGCAACAACACCGGGCGCGTGACCGCGGACCATCGCGGCGGCGGACACAAGCGCCTGTACCGGGTGATCGACTTCAAGCGCGACAAGAAGGGGGTGCCGGCGAAGGTGGAGGCGATCGAGTACGATCCGAACCGTTCGTGTCGGATCGCGCTCCTCTGCTACGCGGACGGCGAGCGGCGCTACATTCTCGCGCCTGATCGGCTCAAGGTGGGGGACCAGGTGGTGGCGGGCGACGACAACGTCGACATCCAGCCGGGGAATTCCTTGCCGCTCAAGTACATCCCGGTCGGAACCGTGGTGCACAACATTGAGCTCAAGATCGGCAAGGGGGGGCAGCTCGCCCGCAGCGCCGGTTCCGGGGCGCAACTGATGGCGAAGGAAGGCAACTACACGCTGCTCAAACTGCCCTCGGGCGAGCTGCGTTACGTGCTCGCCGATTGCCGGGCGACGATCGGCCAGGTCGGGAACGCCGACCAGGAGAACATCTCGTGGGGAAAAGCCGGGCGGATGCGGTGGCTCGGCCGGCGCCCCATTACCCGGGGGATCGCCAAGAACCCGGTGGATCATCCGCACGGCGGCGGCGAAGGCCGCTCCAAGGGCAATCACCCGATGACGCCCTGGGGCAAGCCCACCAAGGGCTACAAGACGCGCAAGAACCGCGCGTCGGACCGGTACATCGTGCAGCGTAGAAAGGCGTAG
- the rpsJ gene encoding 30S ribosomal protein S10: protein MNEKIRIRLKAYDHRVLDQSVGEIVETVKRTGGRVAGPIPLPTRIERFTVNRSPHVDKKSRDQYEIRTHKRLLDILEPTQQTIDALGKLDIAAGVDVEIKLQ from the coding sequence ATGAACGAGAAGATCAGGATTCGACTCAAGGCATACGACCACCGCGTGCTGGACCAGTCGGTGGGGGAAATCGTCGAGACGGTCAAGCGGACGGGCGGAAGGGTCGCCGGGCCGATCCCTCTTCCCACCCGCATCGAACGCTTTACGGTGAACCGCTCCCCGCACGTCGACAAGAAATCCCGGGACCAGTACGAGATTCGGACGCACAAACGGCTGCTCGATATTCTCGAGCCGACGCAGCAGACCATCGACGCGCTCGGCAAGCTCGACATCGCCGCCGGAGTCGACGTCGAGATCAAGCTGCAGTAA
- the rplV gene encoding 50S ribosomal protein L22, whose translation MEARAITRFTRLSPRKVRLVVDQIRGKGVEEALNILKFIPKRAAGTVAKTLRAAVANAENTQSVDVDRLYVKRARVDEAGMWKRFTPRAQGRATRIRKRLSHITIVLDEAEERS comes from the coding sequence ATGGAAGCCCGCGCGATCACCCGATTCACGAGACTCTCGCCGCGCAAGGTCCGGCTGGTCGTCGACCAGATCCGGGGCAAGGGCGTGGAGGAGGCGTTGAATATCCTGAAATTCATTCCGAAGCGCGCCGCCGGCACGGTCGCCAAGACGCTCCGTGCCGCCGTGGCGAACGCGGAAAACACCCAGAGCGTGGACGTCGACCGGCTGTACGTCAAGCGGGCGAGGGTGGACGAAGCCGGGATGTGGAAGCGGTTCACGCCGCGCGCCCAGGGCCGGGCCACTCGGATCCGCAAGCGGCTGAGCCACATTACGATCGTCCTGGACGAGGCCGAGGAGAGGAGCTGA